The region TTGGTTACTCCCCTTCCACCCTatcccttaattttatttttttgaagagtcTGCATTTCAAGCTTCCAAGGTGGAGAGTGATTGCAGAAGAGAGTGCTCCTCATTTCAGGTATCTTACCCTCTGTTAATAGGAAAACCGTTTTGATCAGGATATAATAAAAGAATCCAAAGATTACTCTGTAGCCAAATCAGAAGTTTAAATCAAAAGTAACTGCATTTAGATAGACACTAAAGTTGAATGCCTTTAACCTTATAAAGCTAGTATTCTTTAGAAGTCCTAAAATTTGTATTACCATTCCATTttatgatgctttttaaaaagtattgtgtGAGGAATAAACCTATTAAAATGAGagtttatgttttctttaggTCCTTGTTAAGCCTTCACCTAAAGAATAATGGGATGCTGAGTACTTAGTAAAATATATGCATTACTTTGAATGAGTCTCATTTgggataatataaatatttatgtaattttaagtCCAAAGAAATAGTAGCTAATTTTTGGAttacactttatttttcagtgttaacacacaatatttatatataacagaATTCTATATCTTGCAAAACTTTGAACTGTTTGTGTGTTTTTGAAGTAGCTCGTCAGAATAGTTGTGAGCCCTGAAGGAAGCCTTAAGATGTGTAACAATGTCAACAATGAGTGTATCTAATGGCAGTAGGCATCAGAAAGCTAAGAGATTCCAAGATACTGTGTACAGTGAAAGGGTATACAGTGGGTGATTATGGCCCCATGCTGCCTGTTTTTGGAAATAGAgatttattggaacacagctgtgCCCTTCTAatgtattgtctatggctgctgcCATTCTCCAActacagagttgagtagttgtaaTAGAGACCATATGGCCCATCAGGTAAAAAACATTTATCATATGGTACTTTATGGGAAAAATTGGCCAACCCTGCCATGGGACCTCAAGATCCCTTCCTTAAAAATACACTTATCAGCTCTTTATTATTTCTTGGTCCAATGGTTCCCAAACTATGTTTTATAGAGTATTAGTGTTATCTAAGTTAATGAACATtgtgagaaaaagataaatgctatcaatagttttttctttataatttattttaaaatgtaagtttaaGACTACTAAACTCATttctatagcttttatttttatgtgataaTCTACCTTTAAGAAAAGGTGTGCCATACCCGAGAGCACCAGGAAGTCGAATGAGAGATCACCTGATACACGAACGTGTGATGTTCCATCTGCGCATTGATGCATAGGCAGCATTTACAAATTAACTGATGTGTTGCTATATATCATCTCTTTGATGATTGCTCATCTTCTATGTATCCTGTCTTATAATGTCAACACGTTTGTAATACTCAGTGTTTATGCTAAATTAACCATGTTTTGTACCACAAATTCATTGCCTATGGATCTGTTGCTGAAACAAGGAAGTCTTAAACAAGAAGTAGAATCTTTTTGTTATCAAATTGTGTCTGAATCACATGATCAAAAGGTTGGAATATTACAAAGTGAAGATGAGCAGTTGCAGCCTTCAGTTTCTAAAAATTCAGAAGGTGAGCTTTCCAGGGTTAAATTTATGTCCAATTCCAACAAAATAACTACTTTTAgtaagaaaccaaaaagaagaaaatatgatgaAAGTTATTTGTCTTTTGGATTTACTTACTTTGGAAATAGAGATGCACCTCATGCTCAGTGTGTATTATGTaagaaaattttatcaaataGCTCTTTGGCCCCTAGTAAGCTTCGAAGACATTTGGAAACTAAACATGCTGCATATAAAGACAAAGACATAAGTTTTTTCAAACAACATCTTGATTCACCTGAAAATAATAAACCCCCAACACCTAAAATTGTCAATACAGATAATGAAAGTGCTACAGAAGCATCATACAATGTAAGTTACCATATAGCCCTGAGTGGAGAGGCTCATACTATTGGAGAGTTGCTTATCAAGCCTTGTGCAAAAGATGTCGTGATGCGGATGTTTGACGAACAGTATAGTAAAAAAATAGACGCAGTACAGCTATCAAACAGTACCGTTGCTCGTCGAATTAAGGATCTAGCTGCTGACATTGAAGAGGAACTTGTTTGTAGACTGAAAATTTGTGATGGGTTTTCACTGCAACTAGATGAATCAGCTGATGTTTCAGGACTTGCCGTGCTGCTCGTGTTTGTTCGTTACAGGTTTAATAAGTCTATTGAGGAAGACCTACTCTTATGTGAATCTTTGCAAAGTAATGCCACTGGTGAAGAAATTTTCAACTGCATCAACAGTTTTATGCAGAAACATGAAATTGAATGGGAAAAATGTGTTgatgtttgtagtgatgcttctagGGCAATGGATGGGAAAATTGCTGAGGCTGTCACCTTGATAAAATATGTGGCTCCCGAAAGCACCAGTAGTCACTGCCTATTATATAGACATGCACTAGCAGTTAAAACAATGCCTACGTCTCTGAAAAATGTGCTAGATCAAGCAGTACAAATCATCAATTATATTAAAGCTCGACCACATCAATCCAGACTACTAAAAATTTTATGTGAAGAAATGGGGGCCCAGCATACAGCACTTCTTCTAAATACAGAGGTAAGGTGGCTTTCCCGAGGTAAAGTTCTTGTGAGACTTTTTGAGCTTCGTCGTGAACTGTTGGTTTTCATGGATTCTGCTTTTCGACTGTCTGA is a window of Cervus canadensis isolate Bull #8, Minnesota chromosome 11, ASM1932006v1, whole genome shotgun sequence DNA encoding:
- the ZBED5 gene encoding zinc finger BED domain-containing protein 5; its protein translation is MIAHLLCILSYNVNTFVILSVYAKLTMFCTTNSLPMDLLLKQGSLKQEVESFCYQIVSESHDQKVGILQSEDEQLQPSVSKNSEGELSRVKFMSNSNKITTFSKKPKRRKYDESYLSFGFTYFGNRDAPHAQCVLCKKILSNSSLAPSKLRRHLETKHAAYKDKDISFFKQHLDSPENNKPPTPKIVNTDNESATEASYNVSYHIALSGEAHTIGELLIKPCAKDVVMRMFDEQYSKKIDAVQLSNSTVARRIKDLAADIEEELVCRLKICDGFSLQLDESADVSGLAVLLVFVRYRFNKSIEEDLLLCESLQSNATGEEIFNCINSFMQKHEIEWEKCVDVCSDASRAMDGKIAEAVTLIKYVAPESTSSHCLLYRHALAVKTMPTSLKNVLDQAVQIINYIKARPHQSRLLKILCEEMGAQHTALLLNTEVRWLSRGKVLVRLFELRRELLVFMDSAFRLSDCLTNSSWLLRLAYLADIFTKLNEVNLSMQGKNVTVFTVFDKMSSLLRKLEFWASSVEEENFDCFPTLSDFLTEINSTVDKDICSAIVQHLRGLRSTLLKYFPVTNDSHAWVRNPFTVTVKPASLVARDYESLIDLTSDSQVKQNFSELSLNDFWSSLIQEYPSVARRAVRVLLPFATMHLCETGFSYYAATKTKYRKRLDAAPHMRIRLSNITPNIKRICDKKTQKHCSH